The proteins below are encoded in one region of Paenibacillus sp. YYML68:
- a CDS encoding chromate transporter has protein sequence MELLDLFITFVKIGLLSFGGGYAMIPVMNHEVRAHHWMSDEAFTDTVAVAGMAPGPIATNSATLIGYKTAGIAGAIVSTVGIVLPSVMLIVVIAAFFLRVHHSRWLRSLLYGMRPVVTGFIIYAAFSYGMRGGDWSFSWQSAVSIGIIAFVVIGILKYRLHPLAALSVSGLVGAAMLYTG, from the coding sequence ATGGAGCTTCTGGATTTATTTATTACGTTTGTCAAAATCGGCTTACTATCGTTCGGCGGCGGCTATGCGATGATCCCTGTTATGAACCATGAGGTTCGGGCGCATCATTGGATGTCGGATGAGGCGTTCACCGATACGGTCGCAGTTGCAGGGATGGCACCGGGCCCCATTGCAACCAATAGCGCCACCTTGATCGGCTATAAGACGGCGGGAATCGCTGGGGCTATCGTTTCTACAGTCGGTATTGTGCTGCCTTCCGTAATGCTCATCGTGGTGATTGCTGCTTTTTTCCTCCGTGTACATCATAGCAGGTGGCTTCGGTCTCTGTTGTACGGGATGCGGCCTGTCGTGACCGGCTTCATTATATATGCTGCGTTCTCGTATGGCATGCGGGGCGGGGACTGGTCGTTCTCGTGGCAAAGTGCCGTAAGCATCGGCATTATCGCATTCGTCGTGATCGGTATTCTGAAGTATCGGCTTCATCCGCTTGCTGCGCTCTCGGTGTCGGGACTGGTCGGCGCTGCGATGCTATATACCGGATAG
- a CDS encoding tripartite tricarboxylate transporter permease: protein MPDMDLIAQGFATALSGWNLLYCLIGVSIGMLVGVLPGLGPTTGVAVLLPITFGMDPVSAIIMLCGIYYGAMYGGTITSVLINTPGEAASVITCLDGSPLAKQGRAGAALGIAGIGSFIGGTVSIFGLVFIGPQLAQWALNFGPPEFFALMVLGLSTVIGLMGKSIIRGLISAFLGLNLAMVGIDPMSGTLRFTFDSPYLMSGIDFVIVAMGLFGLSEILLGIEKMTAAEKPPKLQGMLPRREEWGPNMKAIGRGTVLGFIIGLIPGTNSVIPALLSYSLEKKMAKDPSRFGKGALEGVAGPETANNSYCGGALIPLFTLGIPSSPTIAIILGAFMMHGLTPGPTLFESNPVFVWGVIASMFIGNFVLLIMNLPMAGWWARIAMIPPKLLYPLILVISVVGAYTANNSLFDVGLMIVFGILGYFMKKADIPMAPIVLTFVLGKMMESSLLQSLKLLDGSFLGLFARPISGTILTVSLLILVLGIISGLRKKSPGLAADVEM from the coding sequence ATGCCGGATATGGACCTTATCGCACAAGGCTTTGCGACCGCTCTCAGCGGCTGGAATTTACTATATTGTCTGATCGGCGTGTCAATCGGGATGCTCGTAGGTGTTCTGCCTGGTCTGGGTCCGACGACGGGAGTAGCAGTGCTGCTCCCGATCACCTTCGGGATGGACCCGGTCTCGGCTATCATCATGCTGTGCGGCATCTACTACGGCGCGATGTATGGCGGGACGATTACGTCCGTGCTCATCAATACGCCCGGCGAGGCGGCGTCGGTCATCACGTGTCTCGATGGCAGCCCGCTGGCGAAGCAAGGGCGTGCAGGAGCGGCGCTCGGCATCGCGGGAATCGGCTCCTTCATCGGAGGGACGGTGTCCATCTTCGGACTCGTCTTCATCGGTCCACAGCTGGCGCAGTGGGCGCTGAACTTCGGCCCGCCTGAGTTCTTCGCGCTGATGGTGCTCGGATTGTCGACGGTCATCGGCTTGATGGGCAAGTCGATCATTCGTGGCCTCATCTCCGCGTTCCTTGGGCTTAATCTGGCGATGGTCGGCATCGACCCGATGTCCGGGACGCTGCGCTTCACGTTCGACAGCCCGTACTTGATGAGCGGCATAGACTTCGTCATCGTGGCGATGGGATTGTTCGGCTTGTCCGAGATTCTGCTCGGTATCGAGAAGATGACGGCCGCCGAGAAGCCGCCTAAGCTGCAGGGCATGCTGCCGCGCAGGGAGGAGTGGGGACCGAACATGAAGGCGATCGGCCGGGGTACGGTGCTCGGCTTCATCATCGGGCTCATTCCAGGCACGAACTCCGTCATCCCAGCGCTGCTGTCCTATTCCTTGGAGAAAAAGATGGCCAAAGACCCGTCCCGCTTCGGCAAGGGTGCGCTGGAAGGCGTAGCCGGTCCCGAGACAGCGAACAACTCGTACTGCGGCGGAGCGCTCATTCCGCTGTTCACGCTCGGCATTCCGAGCTCGCCGACGATCGCGATCATCCTCGGCGCGTTCATGATGCACGGGCTGACGCCTGGCCCGACCTTATTCGAGAGCAACCCGGTGTTCGTCTGGGGCGTCATTGCAAGTATGTTTATCGGCAACTTCGTGCTGCTGATCATGAACCTACCGATGGCTGGCTGGTGGGCCCGCATCGCGATGATTCCGCCGAAGCTGCTCTATCCGCTTATTCTCGTCATCTCCGTCGTCGGCGCGTACACGGCCAATAACAGCCTGTTCGATGTCGGGCTGATGATCGTCTTTGGTATACTTGGATATTTTATGAAGAAGGCTGACATCCCGATGGCCCCTATCGTACTGACGTTCGTCTTAGGCAAAATGATGGAAAGCTCGCTGCTTCAATCGCTGAAGCTGCTGGACGGCTCGTTCCTCGGGCTGTTCGCCCGGCCGATCTCTGGAACGATTCTGACGGTGTCGCTGCTCATTCTCGTCCTCGGCATTATATCCGGATTGCGTAAGAAGAGTCCGGGCCTCGCGGCTGATGTGGAGATGTAG
- a CDS encoding tripartite tricarboxylate transporter substrate binding protein, which translates to MMRQKWKAALAVTAIMGMTVLTACGGTAPTSSGQSAASKVEFPTKPISLIVPFAAGGGTDTTARALAKSAEKYLKQPVTVINKTGGGGSVGMTEGSNAKSDGYTVTVVTVELTTLSHLGLSPITHQSFKPVGMMNYEPAAITVRADSPWKTMKEFLDYAKANPGQVKLGNSGTGAIWHLAAAGLEKGTGTKFNHIPFEGAAPAITALLGGHVDAVPVSPPEVKAQVESGKLRTLAILDDKPAAVLPGVKTLKEETGIEFSYIGTWRGLGVPKDTPDEIVQQLSDGFMKAVEDEEFKDFMKKNGLTIMAKDAKSFGQHLKDNHDKFGKLIPELGLAKK; encoded by the coding sequence ATGATGAGACAGAAGTGGAAGGCAGCGCTAGCTGTAACAGCAATCATGGGAATGACCGTATTAACCGCATGCGGAGGAACAGCTCCGACGTCGTCAGGCCAGTCAGCGGCGAGCAAGGTAGAGTTCCCGACGAAGCCGATCAGTCTAATCGTACCGTTCGCAGCAGGCGGCGGCACCGATACAACAGCTAGAGCGCTGGCGAAGTCGGCGGAGAAATATTTGAAGCAGCCGGTGACAGTAATCAATAAAACAGGCGGCGGCGGCTCAGTCGGGATGACGGAAGGCTCTAATGCGAAGAGCGACGGCTACACGGTTACGGTTGTAACGGTAGAGTTGACAACGCTTTCACATCTTGGACTATCCCCGATTACGCACCAGAGCTTCAAGCCGGTCGGCATGATGAACTATGAGCCGGCAGCGATCACCGTGCGTGCGGACAGTCCTTGGAAGACGATGAAGGAATTCCTCGATTACGCCAAGGCGAATCCGGGGCAGGTGAAGCTCGGTAACTCCGGAACGGGTGCGATCTGGCATCTGGCTGCAGCGGGGCTGGAGAAGGGGACAGGTACGAAGTTCAACCACATTCCGTTCGAGGGCGCGGCTCCTGCTATTACAGCGCTGCTCGGCGGTCACGTCGACGCGGTACCAGTGAGCCCGCCTGAGGTGAAGGCGCAGGTCGAGTCAGGTAAGCTGCGTACATTGGCCATTCTCGATGATAAGCCGGCAGCGGTGCTTCCGGGTGTGAAGACGCTGAAGGAAGAGACGGGCATCGAGTTCAGCTACATCGGCACGTGGAGAGGTCTTGGCGTTCCGAAGGATACACCGGATGAGATCGTACAGCAGCTGTCCGATGGCTTCATGAAGGCGGTCGAGGACGAGGAGTTCAAGGATTTCATGAAGAAGAACGGGCTAACCATTATGGCGAAGGACGCCAAGAGCTTCGGTCAGCATTTGAAGGACAATCATGACAAATTCGGCAAGCTTATTCCAGAGCTCGGACTCGCTAAGAAATAA
- a CDS encoding AraC family transcriptional regulator: MQWRFGLKIISSNKQIRLIAVITVLLSTLISSVSMLLYYDYRGKLDKELHQPNAELLQINLHVTNRAFRSYDSEAVQLSFHPTAVEYVSAAAERKQETAAGLLAHLKELSLEEEIHSVYVVDTKQQRIVSSKGEQELPFAQLEDLTWIHWIQEMEKKPLLIQRRSFGSGFESGQLRSELISLYRPIRVNDEQIGLVIMNIDYDRLFTTIHKQLKAPQYIFNLDGELIYPKTNLPIEESDMRKVLEAIDIHPFHEVKLDKQTYLANQAFSDVTGWRWVSLISLDDLLRHVRLVRDIIVLLSLLSIVVGCIAIYFYSYASFRPVKRIRQLIGHDEQARANGDGDLYDIEQYIQRLLKEFDSKAAISKQSLPEIRSKLVQDVLYRRIGAKELQYKWQRYFQEWSSSEPVTAVIVSINRYKVWSAEFNEEDQLLLKYALTNLIEELAAPQWHLIDVKLDVENMLLIVQPKSSADECAETFDAEASIQELFNKAITASRAYLHTYLSVGIGMPVRSIHELEQSYAAARAALAYRLYEGYGRVLSVPLDTPASAADSPKSGIDTEKLQREWLGLVESGSWEQLEGRIRSWSEMVAVRRAEPAAVYGYADQWIGTLSQLCHTYELHQPHALEDYTAHQLHMMDLADVASLLLQLSEAVTEGFRSRMTRKEHTLVQRMIQFMQEQLKENIGLQQIADSVQMSTSSVSSIFKQETGHSVYEYLTSLRIKEACRLLTDTDRKVADIAALVGYQNETSFIRSFRKVKGMTPGKYREISRAHE; encoded by the coding sequence ATGCAGTGGCGCTTCGGTCTTAAGATCATCAGCTCGAATAAACAAATACGGCTCATTGCCGTCATCACCGTGCTCCTCTCCACCTTGATCTCCTCGGTCAGCATGCTGCTGTACTACGATTACCGGGGCAAGCTGGACAAGGAGCTGCACCAGCCGAATGCGGAGCTGCTGCAAATTAATCTGCATGTTACCAATCGCGCGTTCCGCAGCTATGACAGTGAAGCGGTGCAGCTCAGCTTCCATCCGACGGCCGTGGAGTACGTATCCGCTGCAGCGGAGCGTAAGCAAGAGACGGCAGCCGGTCTTCTCGCTCATCTGAAGGAGCTGTCGCTCGAGGAAGAGATTCACTCGGTCTATGTGGTCGACACGAAGCAGCAGCGGATCGTCTCGTCGAAGGGGGAGCAGGAGCTGCCCTTCGCCCAGCTCGAGGACTTAACCTGGATTCACTGGATCCAGGAGATGGAGAAGAAGCCGCTGCTGATCCAGCGGCGCAGCTTCGGCAGCGGCTTCGAATCAGGTCAGCTGCGAAGCGAGCTCATCTCGTTATATCGTCCAATACGGGTGAACGACGAGCAGATCGGTCTTGTCATTATGAATATCGACTACGACAGGCTGTTCACGACGATACATAAGCAGTTGAAGGCGCCTCAATATATTTTTAACCTGGACGGTGAGCTGATCTATCCGAAGACGAACTTGCCGATCGAGGAGTCGGATATGCGTAAGGTGCTGGAGGCGATCGATATTCATCCGTTCCATGAGGTGAAGCTCGACAAACAGACGTACCTCGCGAATCAAGCGTTCTCCGATGTGACGGGCTGGCGGTGGGTGTCGCTCATCTCCCTCGATGACCTGCTGCGACATGTACGGCTTGTGCGGGATATTATTGTGCTGCTGAGCTTGCTCTCGATTGTCGTCGGGTGCATCGCGATCTACTTCTACAGCTACGCCTCCTTTCGTCCGGTCAAGCGTATACGACAGCTTATCGGTCATGATGAGCAGGCGCGGGCGAACGGGGACGGAGATCTGTACGATATTGAGCAGTACATTCAGCGGCTTCTGAAGGAATTCGACTCGAAGGCAGCGATCAGCAAGCAGAGCTTGCCTGAGATCCGGTCCAAGCTCGTACAGGATGTGCTGTATCGCCGAATTGGGGCCAAGGAGCTCCAGTATAAGTGGCAACGATACTTCCAAGAGTGGTCCTCCAGTGAGCCAGTGACGGCGGTGATCGTCTCCATCAATCGGTACAAGGTGTGGTCCGCCGAGTTCAACGAGGAGGATCAGCTGCTGCTGAAGTACGCGCTGACCAATCTGATCGAGGAGCTGGCAGCGCCGCAGTGGCACCTCATTGACGTGAAGCTCGATGTGGAAAATATGCTGCTCATTGTGCAGCCGAAGTCGTCTGCAGATGAATGTGCTGAGACCTTCGACGCCGAGGCTTCTATTCAGGAGCTGTTCAACAAAGCAATTACCGCATCCCGGGCTTATCTGCATACCTACCTGTCGGTCGGTATTGGGATGCCTGTCCGCTCTATACATGAGCTGGAGCAGTCGTACGCGGCCGCCCGCGCCGCCCTAGCTTACCGACTATATGAGGGCTACGGACGAGTGCTGAGCGTCCCGCTCGACACACCCGCATCTGCAGCCGACTCGCCCAAATCAGGGATCGATACCGAGAAGCTGCAGCGCGAATGGCTCGGCCTCGTGGAATCGGGTAGCTGGGAGCAGCTGGAAGGTCGTATTCGCAGCTGGTCTGAAATGGTCGCAGTGCGCAGGGCTGAGCCGGCTGCTGTCTACGGATATGCCGATCAATGGATCGGGACGCTGTCCCAGCTCTGTCACACTTATGAATTGCACCAGCCGCACGCGCTGGAGGATTATACGGCCCACCAGCTTCATATGATGGATTTGGCAGACGTTGCGAGCCTGTTGCTTCAGCTCTCGGAGGCTGTAACGGAAGGCTTCCGCAGCCGAATGACCCGGAAGGAGCATACGCTCGTGCAGCGGATGATTCAATTCATGCAGGAGCAGCTGAAGGAGAACATTGGTCTGCAGCAAATTGCCGATAGCGTGCAGATGAGCACGTCGTCGGTCAGCAGCATTTTCAAGCAGGAGACGGGGCATTCGGTGTATGAGTATTTAACGAGCCTGCGGATCAAGGAGGCGTGCCGCCTGCTGACCGATACGGACCGCAAGGTGGCGGATATCGCCGCGCTCGTCGGCTACCAGAACGAGACGAGCTTCATCCGCAGCTTCCGTAAGGTGAAGGGAATGACACCGGGCAAGTACCGGGAGATTAGCCGGGCGCATGAGTGA
- a CDS encoding SDR family NAD(P)-dependent oxidoreductase has protein sequence MNIDLTNKVALITGASSGIGASVARTLAAAGAKVAINYNSSREKAEEVARSITESGGTAIIVQGDVTSIEQIEALVSQVEAELGTIDILVNNAGHMLERQLNAEMTDSLYTRVMDLNLKSTVFMSKAVMPGMLSKGQGHIVNMSSVAAHHGGGPGASVYAASKAAVIAYSKGLAKEAAPYDIRVNCVSPGFIGNTEFHAMVTSEEAKKATIAGTPLNRQGEPADVANTVLFLVSGMSSFITGETIEINGGAFMR, from the coding sequence ATGAATATTGATCTAACGAACAAGGTAGCGTTAATTACAGGAGCGAGCTCGGGTATCGGCGCGAGTGTCGCGAGAACGCTAGCAGCTGCAGGAGCGAAGGTAGCGATCAACTATAACAGCAGTCGGGAGAAGGCTGAGGAGGTCGCGAGGTCGATCACGGAGAGCGGCGGCACGGCGATCATCGTTCAGGGTGATGTAACGTCCATCGAGCAGATCGAAGCGCTCGTGAGTCAGGTGGAGGCGGAGCTCGGAACGATCGACATTCTCGTCAATAATGCAGGTCACATGCTGGAGCGGCAGCTGAACGCCGAGATGACTGACTCCCTCTACACACGGGTCATGGATCTGAATCTGAAGAGCACGGTGTTCATGTCCAAGGCAGTCATGCCGGGCATGCTTTCGAAGGGACAAGGACATATCGTCAATATGTCCTCGGTAGCGGCGCATCATGGCGGCGGACCGGGCGCGAGCGTCTATGCTGCAAGCAAGGCAGCGGTCATCGCCTATTCGAAGGGGCTCGCGAAGGAAGCGGCGCCTTATGACATTCGCGTCAATTGCGTATCGCCGGGCTTCATCGGCAACACCGAGTTCCATGCTATGGTAACGTCTGAGGAGGCGAAGAAGGCGACGATAGCCGGAACGCCGCTCAATCGGCAGGGAGAGCCTGCGGATGTCGCGAACACGGTGTTGTTCCTCGTATCCGGGATGTCCAGCTTTATAACGGGTGAGACGATCGAAATTAACGGCGGAGCCTTCATGCGCTAG
- a CDS encoding chromate transporter, with product MKRDRWLRLWLLFWTFVKIGPSTFGGGYAMIPVIQREVTEKRGWMDEAGMNDVLAIAGSAPGGIGVNASAFIGYRLSGIAGAVVAVIGMTLPTFLIAFLLSFGYAHLQHNPKVAGALEGLHAAIVGLIVVAGYRMGRSGVFDKTTLATVVGTVIVLLCVPIHPIAVMGVGLVIGMLLVKIKELAGLPIQLEKQVQETDGSGRFKYDDYYMADGI from the coding sequence ATGAAGCGTGACCGATGGTTAAGGCTGTGGCTACTGTTCTGGACGTTCGTCAAGATTGGTCCTTCGACCTTCGGGGGCGGCTATGCGATGATCCCTGTCATTCAGCGAGAGGTGACGGAGAAGCGAGGCTGGATGGATGAGGCTGGAATGAACGATGTGCTCGCGATTGCCGGCTCGGCGCCCGGGGGGATTGGTGTGAATGCGTCAGCCTTTATCGGCTATCGACTGTCGGGGATCGCGGGAGCGGTCGTTGCAGTCATCGGCATGACGCTGCCGACCTTCCTCATCGCGTTCTTGCTTAGCTTCGGCTATGCTCACCTGCAGCATAATCCGAAGGTAGCCGGTGCGCTGGAAGGGCTACATGCGGCAATTGTCGGCTTAATCGTGGTGGCCGGGTATCGGATGGGGCGCAGCGGGGTGTTCGATAAGACGACGCTCGCAACAGTTGTAGGTACGGTGATAGTGCTCCTCTGTGTGCCGATTCATCCTATAGCTGTCATGGGCGTTGGTCTTGTTATCGGTATGCTGCTGGTGAAGATCAAGGAGCTTGCGGGGCTTCCGATTCAGTTGGAGAAGCAGGTGCAGGAGACCGATGGCAGCGGTCGGTTCAAGTATGACGACTATTACATGGCTGACGGCATCTAG
- a CDS encoding tripartite tricarboxylate transporter TctB family protein — protein sequence MKWKHNVGFYMSLMFIALSGSMFWKSWELDYYSSLGPGPGLFPRWLAGAMLLLSLLYAFSSLRQPIVWSEVMPKGRDMRNVLTVLASVVVFVLVMTPIGFVLAGFLMMTFLLSRAYPWHRSAGIAITVNVAIYLMFDSWLNVPLPSGQIWDWVG from the coding sequence ATGAAATGGAAACATAATGTAGGCTTCTATATGTCGCTGATGTTCATAGCTCTATCGGGCTCGATGTTCTGGAAGTCGTGGGAGCTCGACTATTACAGCAGCCTCGGACCAGGCCCCGGCTTATTCCCGAGGTGGCTAGCCGGCGCGATGCTGCTCCTCTCGCTCCTGTATGCGTTCAGCTCGCTGCGCCAGCCGATTGTATGGTCGGAGGTGATGCCGAAGGGGAGGGACATGCGCAACGTGCTGACGGTGCTCGCTTCGGTCGTCGTGTTCGTGCTCGTCATGACCCCGATCGGCTTCGTCCTGGCCGGGTTTCTGATGATGACGTTCCTGCTGTCGCGAGCCTATCCGTGGCATCGCTCGGCTGGCATTGCGATAACAGTGAACGTCGCGATCTATTTGATGTTTGACAGCTGGCTGAATGTCCCGCTGCCAAGCGGACAAATCTGGGATTGGGTGGGGTGA
- the cobJ gene encoding precorrin-3B C(17)-methyltransferase, with protein MKGKLSVIGFGPGAFEHMTERARTALQESEVIIGYNTYVDLIRDLLDGQHIVRTGMTEEVSRAQEAVRQAEAGRKVAVISSGDSGVYGMAGLVYEVLMEKGWRRDTGVEVEVIPGISAINSTGSLLGAPIMHDACTISLSDHLTPWELIIRRVEAAGAADFVIALYNPRSGRRTRQIVETQQVLLKYRSKDTPVGIVKSAYRDRQDIVITTLEHMLEHDIGMLTTVIIGNSATVVYDGLMITPRGYQRKYTLGDEIQPLKPHERLRVEAEPWSLEAQMEGAEPMSLEAEAADSESSSADAARWSVEAQAVDAEPWSLEAEAADAEGARLQSGLQGAGIDPASPLALALEALWLVDAREEASRSAQSAEELIAAAAAAAPEVQSGGAAASGLVGTEQTVGAGSGLAMEHAAGAPATAAQSAAPVQAAPARGARGVEQSAAAAPWLQGAGAFKRQEILEFAVSPGLAEKKLSAAQLTLLAEVVGDDGAIEYTPHHQLLVRLVTSEPQHAVARLKAAGLLLAPVGDVAQLKACDFCNMDKADSVPHLEELNRRIGGMKLPKELKIGFNGCGMACYGAVKEDIGIVYRRERFDLFLGGKTVGRNAHAGIPVAEGIEPEQLVESVERIVKRYASEANPNERFHKFFSRVKELEGYRHQELPVFQIENALCGD; from the coding sequence GTGAAAGGGAAGCTGTCGGTGATCGGCTTCGGGCCGGGCGCGTTCGAGCATATGACGGAGAGAGCGCGGACGGCTCTTCAAGAGAGTGAGGTTATTATCGGGTACAACACGTACGTGGATCTGATTCGCGATCTGTTGGACGGTCAGCATATTGTGCGCACAGGCATGACCGAGGAGGTAAGCCGGGCGCAGGAGGCGGTTCGTCAGGCGGAAGCGGGGCGGAAGGTGGCGGTCATCTCGAGTGGAGACTCCGGGGTGTACGGCATGGCAGGACTTGTATACGAGGTATTGATGGAAAAAGGCTGGCGACGCGACACCGGCGTCGAGGTCGAGGTGATCCCCGGCATATCGGCGATTAACTCGACAGGCTCGCTGCTCGGCGCACCGATCATGCACGATGCGTGTACGATCAGCTTGAGCGATCATCTGACGCCGTGGGAGCTCATTATTCGGCGGGTGGAGGCTGCAGGGGCGGCTGACTTCGTCATCGCGCTGTACAACCCACGCAGCGGCCGCCGGACACGCCAGATCGTCGAGACGCAGCAGGTGCTGCTGAAGTATCGCTCGAAGGACACGCCAGTCGGTATCGTCAAGAGTGCGTACCGTGACAGACAAGATATCGTCATTACGACGCTGGAGCACATGCTTGAGCATGACATAGGCATGCTGACCACGGTCATTATTGGCAACTCCGCAACCGTCGTGTACGACGGATTGATGATTACTCCGCGTGGCTACCAGCGTAAGTACACGCTGGGCGACGAGATTCAGCCTCTGAAGCCGCATGAGCGGCTGCGTGTGGAGGCTGAGCCTTGGTCGCTGGAAGCGCAGATGGAGGGTGCCGAGCCTATGTCGCTGGAGGCAGAGGCGGCGGATTCGGAGTCGAGTTCGGCGGATGCTGCGCGGTGGTCGGTGGAGGCACAGGCGGTGGATGCGGAGCCGTGGTCGCTGGAGGCAGAGGCGGCGGATGCGGAAGGTGCGAGGTTGCAGAGTGGGCTTCAGGGCGCGGGTATCGATCCTGCAAGCCCGCTCGCCCTTGCGCTTGAGGCGCTGTGGCTTGTCGATGCGCGGGAAGAGGCGTCCCGGTCGGCGCAGTCGGCCGAGGAGCTGATTGCCGCAGCTGCGGCGGCAGCGCCTGAAGTGCAGTCTGGCGGGGCAGCTGCGTCCGGACTGGTGGGGACCGAGCAGACCGTGGGAGCCGGGTCTGGGTTAGCGATGGAGCATGCTGCAGGCGCTCCTGCGACTGCGGCGCAGTCGGCAGCGCCTGTGCAGGCGGCTCCAGCTCGGGGCGCACGCGGTGTGGAGCAGTCAGCTGCGGCTGCGCCTTGGCTGCAAGGCGCTGGCGCGTTCAAGCGCCAGGAAATACTCGAGTTCGCGGTCAGTCCGGGACTCGCGGAGAAGAAGCTGTCAGCTGCGCAGCTGACGCTGCTAGCTGAGGTCGTAGGCGATGACGGCGCGATTGAATATACGCCGCATCACCAGCTGCTCGTCCGGCTCGTGACGAGCGAGCCGCAGCACGCGGTCGCCCGCCTCAAGGCGGCAGGGCTGCTGCTTGCTCCGGTCGGCGACGTGGCGCAGCTGAAGGCGTGCGATTTTTGCAACATGGATAAGGCGGATTCGGTGCCACATCTGGAGGAGCTGAATCGCCGCATCGGCGGGATGAAGCTGCCGAAGGAGCTGAAGATCGGCTTCAACGGCTGCGGGATGGCGTGCTACGGAGCGGTCAAGGAGGATATCGGTATTGTGTATCGCCGGGAGCGGTTCGATCTGTTCCTGGGAGGCAAGACGGTCGGGCGTAATGCCCATGCGGGTATTCCGGTAGCCGAGGGGATCGAGCCGGAGCAGCTTGTCGAGTCGGTGGAGCGTATCGTGAAGCGTTATGCGAGCGAGGCGAATCCGAACGAGCGGTTTCATAAATTTTTCAGCCGGGTGAAGGAGCTGGAGGGGTACAGACATCAGGAGCTGCCGGTGTTCCAGATCGAGAATGCGCTGTGCGGGGATTAA
- a CDS encoding sirohydrochlorin chelatase, with protein MDAILFVGHGSRDPEGNVEVRQFVRSVQEGLDVPIVETCFLEFERPTMREGFSACVKRGATRVGVVPITLFAAGHAKLHIPAAIDEAKRAYPEVEFTYGRPIGVHELALDILRTRLAEAGIDGLTESPDTALLLIGRGSSDADANSDLFKISRLLWERLKVKWVETAYIGVTAPLADEGVERCVRLGAKRIVLLPYFLFTGVLIKRLEQLTETFAEQYPEHQFVLANYFGFHPMLQEILKERALEALQGQVRMNCDMCSFRLEAMQHHHHHHDHDHGHGHEHGHEHEHGHEHGNGHGHEHAHEHVAGAGASCDNGAAKRTASSEAAAAKEVRS; from the coding sequence ATGGATGCCATATTATTTGTAGGACATGGAAGCCGGGACCCGGAGGGTAATGTTGAGGTGCGGCAATTCGTCCGCTCGGTGCAGGAGGGGCTTGACGTGCCGATCGTGGAGACGTGCTTCCTCGAGTTCGAGCGCCCGACGATGCGGGAAGGGTTCTCCGCTTGTGTGAAGCGGGGGGCGACACGTGTCGGCGTCGTGCCGATTACGTTATTCGCTGCGGGACATGCGAAGCTGCACATTCCGGCGGCGATTGACGAGGCGAAGCGGGCCTATCCCGAGGTTGAATTTACATACGGACGACCGATCGGCGTGCATGAGCTGGCGCTGGATATTTTGCGGACGCGGCTCGCTGAGGCGGGCATTGATGGGCTGACGGAGTCGCCGGATACGGCGCTGCTGCTCATTGGACGCGGAAGCAGCGATGCGGATGCGAATAGCGATCTGTTCAAGATTTCCCGTCTGCTCTGGGAGCGTCTGAAGGTGAAATGGGTCGAAACGGCGTACATCGGCGTGACGGCTCCGCTGGCCGATGAGGGTGTCGAGCGGTGTGTGAGACTAGGTGCGAAGCGGATCGTGCTGCTGCCGTATTTCTTATTCACAGGCGTGCTGATCAAGCGTCTGGAGCAGCTGACAGAGACGTTCGCCGAGCAATATCCCGAGCACCAGTTCGTGCTGGCGAATTACTTCGGCTTCCATCCGATGCTGCAAGAAATATTGAAGGAGCGCGCGCTAGAGGCGCTGCAGGGGCAGGTGCGAATGAATTGCGACATGTGCTCGTTCCGTCTCGAGGCGATGCAGCATCATCACCATCATCATGATCATGATCACGGGCATGGGCATGAGCACGGGCACGAGCATGAGCACGGGCACGAGCATGGGAACGGGCATGGGCATGAACATGCGCATGAGCACGTGGCTGGCGCGGGTGCATCGTGCGACAACGGCGCCGCCAAGCGCACCGCCAGCAGCGAAGCGGCTGCGGCGAAGGAGGTGCGCTCATGA